Below is a genomic region from Candidatus Methylomirabilota bacterium.
GCGAAGATGTGAATTCAACTGGGGCAGACCCGATTGAATTAAAGAATGTTTTGAGGGTCTCGGAGACTCTCTGGAGGACGGAACTGGGGGAGTTTCTGGAGCCGGCGAGGAGGGTTGAACTCCTGACCTGCTGATTACGAAACAAAGCCTGCCAGAGACACAGCCCAACCTACCACAACGAAACCCAAAAACTCTAACGCTTTTCGCTTAGGCTTGTCGGGACAGGCCTCGTTAGATCGGCGGGAGTTCTCGCACAAATCTCGGACAGAGGGAAGCTAGGCCAATACCGCCCCGTTACGACAAGACCGGAGCAGCGCAATTAGGAAAGGAACAGGCGAAATGGGTAAGAAGATACGAAGTGAAAGAAGGCCAAAGAGCCAGCAAACGAGGTAAGAGAACCAGCCCAGAGATACGACCCAATTGAGAGGGGCGTGGAAGCGGACCCGAGCCTAGTGTTTACGCTTACCGGACCTCTCTTGCCCGCGAACCTAATTTCGCTTCATTGAGACCATAAACAACCGTTCGATGGTGCTCCTGGATGCTCGGTACGGGGTGTTCTGGTAGCAGCGTGGTAGCAAGAGCTGATCGATGTCAAGGCGTTGACCCACAAGATCCAGCGTGAGCACATCCAAATCTGACCAGGGAGAAATTCCCTGCCCTCCAGAAATTCCCTGCATGGCACGCGGCTCGTCGGACGTGTCTATTTCCGTCCGAATCCCTCGATCCCTGAAATACCAGGACCTTGAAGAGAGTCCGATTCCTCCGCAACCGTAGAGATATCTGGCATGGCTCTTGCCCCTTCCGATGTCACGGCTAACTGAGCAAGGTTGGACTTCCTTCCGCTAAGGCCTCGTCCCCAAGTAGTTCTCTCCTGTTGACCCTGCAGATTTCCGGGAGGTTGTCAACCATGAGAGGGGTACATGCAGTGCCCCGCTGAGAAGGAGCATCTATTCTGGGGCCTTCAGCGTGTCAGGAACCATGAACAGAATGCGGACGGAAGAATCGGCTTAAATCATAGGACGTCATTAGGAGGTTACAGGATGGGAAAATTTGTGAAGGTGGCGACGGCCGGTGAACTCACGCCCGGCCAGGCGAAAAAGGTGGAAGTCGACGGGAAGGTAATCGCCCTTTTCAATCTCGAGGGAAGCTATCACGCCATCGATGATACCTGCCCTCACCGAGGTGGTCCCCTTTCCACGGGCCCTGTGGAGGGGCAAGTGGTGACCTGTCCCTGGCATGGATCTAAGTTTGACGTAAGAAGTGGGGATGTGCTCACGGCGCCTGCTCGAACTGGCGTGTCGAGCTATCGTGTCCGAGTAAGCGGATCGGATGTAGAAGTGGAGGTATGAAACCATTGAGTTCGAGGATCCGATCTGGATAGGGGAAACCCACTTGCGGATACCCTCGGGGCGGAACCAGTCCTCACCGTGCTGATGGCCATTAAGAACCCGGATCTGCACTTGGGCCTGGTTCTTTAGGCGGTTGGCAAAAGGATCGTTGAAGCCACAGGAGCGTAGGGGAGAACGAGTAAGGAGAGTCATTGGCGCGATGCCGGGTAAGACCGAATCGCGCAGGGGAGGGAACTAACCATGGCGGAATCGTACGTAAGACCCGAGGTGCTGGTGGAGACGGCGTGGGTCGCCGACCATCTGGAAGACCCCGGTGTCCGTATTGTTGAGTCCGATGAGGATTTCCTGTTGTACGAAACGGGGCATATCCCTGGCGCGGTGAAGATAGATTGGTTTACTCAGCTCCAGGAGCCTGTGCGCCGCGACTTCCTCGACAAGTCGGGCTTCGAGGCGCTTATGTCGCAGGCGGGGATCGCGGACAACACTACGGTTGTATTCTACGGGGATAAGAGCAACTGGTTCGCCTGCTATGCCTTCTGGATCTTTCAGTTGTTCGGGCACGACCTGGCCAAGGTGATGAATGGCGGGCGGAAGAAGTGGGTCGACGAAGGCCGTCCCCTTACTAAGGAGGTTCCCCGATTGACGCCCACCACCTACCGGGCCAAGGAACCCGACCTGGCGATCCGAGCGTTCCGGGACCATGCCATGGCCCACATCGGTCAGGGGCCTCTGGTAGACGTTCGGTCGCCGAAGGAGTACACGGGCGAGCTAATCCATATGGAGGGCTACGCCCAAGAGGGGGCGCAGCGGGGCGGCCACATCCCTACGGCGGTTAATATTCCTTGGGGGATGGCGGTCCGGGAAGCTGACTGGACGTTTAAACCGGCGGATGAACTCCGGGCGTTGTACGCAAGCAAGGGGATCACCCCCGACAAGGATATCATCGTTTACTGCCGAATAGGTGAGCGCTCCTCTCATACCTGGTTCGTCCTCACCTATCTGCTCGGATACCCTCAGGTCCGGAATTACGATGGCTCTTGGACCGAGTGGGGCAACATGGTTAACGTCCCCATCGAGAAGGGGTCTGAATGACCAGGGAAGAGCGGATCGAGTTCCTCCTCGACCACAGCAAGCGCCGGCGGAACCGCGATGTTCTGACTCAGCCGAGCTTTGCCCGGTCCGGGGGGAACCCGGACTGCTCCGACGTCATAACCATCTACGGTCAGGTTGATGGCGATCGGCTGGTGCGGGTGACATTCGATGGGGAGGGATGTATTCTCAGCCAGGCAGGTGCCTCGATCCTGTGCGAGATGGCCAGCGGTCTAACCCTGACCGAGGCGGAACAACTTAGCTATGACGATCTGTTCAACATAATAGGGAAAGACCTCGCAATGGCCCGGATCCGGTGCGCAACTCTGGCCCTTGACACCCTAAGGCAGGCTCTCCGGCTCTATACGGTGAGGCGACTGCTGGCGCCGGAGGAGGCCATGAGCCCCTAGCCCGCGACGAGTTGCGACCATCCCCGGGGGGAAGAGCCACTAAATGAATGAAGGAAGAAGGACCCAGGAGGGATGTGTGTTGGAGTTAGCGGCTCCCACGAGAAAGCGACGGTACCCGGCGCTCTTGAGCGAGTTCCAGAGGGAAGCGGAGACCCGTACGGGCAATGGGCGAAAGCCGCCGTGCCTCAATGGAACTGTACTATCAGAAAGCCTCGGCGGATCGAAGTTTTCACAAATGAGTAGAGGCACAATGGGAACGCGGCAGA
It encodes:
- a CDS encoding non-heme iron oxygenase ferredoxin subunit, giving the protein MGKFVKVATAGELTPGQAKKVEVDGKVIALFNLEGSYHAIDDTCPHRGGPLSTGPVEGQVVTCPWHGSKFDVRSGDVLTAPARTGVSSYRVRVSGSDVEVEV
- a CDS encoding sulfurtransferase, producing MAESYVRPEVLVETAWVADHLEDPGVRIVESDEDFLLYETGHIPGAVKIDWFTQLQEPVRRDFLDKSGFEALMSQAGIADNTTVVFYGDKSNWFACYAFWIFQLFGHDLAKVMNGGRKKWVDEGRPLTKEVPRLTPTTYRAKEPDLAIRAFRDHAMAHIGQGPLVDVRSPKEYTGELIHMEGYAQEGAQRGGHIPTAVNIPWGMAVREADWTFKPADELRALYASKGITPDKDIIVYCRIGERSSHTWFVLTYLLGYPQVRNYDGSWTEWGNMVNVPIEKGSE
- a CDS encoding iron-sulfur cluster assembly scaffold protein; its protein translation is MTREERIEFLLDHSKRRRNRDVLTQPSFARSGGNPDCSDVITIYGQVDGDRLVRVTFDGEGCILSQAGASILCEMASGLTLTEAEQLSYDDLFNIIGKDLAMARIRCATLALDTLRQALRLYTVRRLLAPEEAMSP